A stretch of the Hydrogenimonas thermophila genome encodes the following:
- a CDS encoding prepilin-type N-terminal cleavage/methylation domain-containing protein, with protein sequence MRKGFTLVELIFVIVIIGILAAAAIPRFQNLKQHAEANNVIKTVMDSASAVPAAAVNKKDLENNNSFQLKDILTLKSGNWRLADSKNTYYYVDNNGTDYNVSLIEFNLTARTVTVGIDCTKFADEKSREFCTEELNATEYNQTITF encoded by the coding sequence ATGAGAAAAGGTTTCACTCTAGTCGAGTTGATCTTCGTGATCGTAATTATTGGTATTTTGGCCGCTGCAGCTATTCCAAGGTTCCAAAACCTAAAACAACATGCTGAAGCTAATAATGTTATTAAAACAGTTATGGATTCAGCATCTGCCGTTCCAGCAGCAGCAGTAAATAAAAAAGATCTGGAAAACAATAACTCATTCCAGCTTAAAGATATTCTTACACTAAAAAGTGGAAATTGGAGACTTGCTGATTCAAAAAATACTTACTACTATGTAGATAATAATGGGACTGACTATAATGTAAGTCTTATTGAATTCAATTTAACTGCACGTACTGTAACTGTAGGAATAGATTGTACTAAATTTGCAGATGAAAAAAGTCGAGAATTCTGTACAGAAGAGCTTAATGCTACTGAGTATAATCAAACTATAACATTCTAA
- a CDS encoding type II secretion system protein produces MKSKAFTMIELIFVIVIIGILASVAIPKFSNLTSNAKISSELSTASAVETAIESAHSEWIVSDCNFSWGADKTSNCSQNPNSVSNEFNCSAGYPQNLGDCNNNPFKYILKNAEALKNDWNCTTKSNGIVIFQGPASKSNSGVKDGNEIKPDQCDYWEYNRSKGSFKLIDLNCS; encoded by the coding sequence ATGAAGAGTAAAGCGTTTACAATGATTGAATTAATCTTTGTTATAGTTATTATAGGTATATTAGCTTCTGTTGCTATTCCTAAATTTAGTAATTTAACATCAAACGCTAAAATCTCTTCTGAACTGTCGACGGCTTCTGCCGTCGAAACTGCTATAGAGTCTGCACACAGTGAATGGATTGTCAGTGACTGCAATTTTAGCTGGGGAGCTGATAAAACTAGTAACTGTTCACAAAATCCAAACAGTGTTAGCAATGAATTCAACTGCTCAGCAGGATACCCTCAAAATCTTGGTGACTGTAATAATAATCCATTTAAATATATACTAAAAAATGCTGAAGCACTTAAAAATGACTGGAACTGTACTACTAAAAGTAATGGTATAGTTATTTTTCAAGGACCAGCTTCAAAAAGTAACAGTGGTGTAAAGGATGGAAATGAGATAAAACCTGATCAATGTGATTATTGGGAATATAATCGCTCAAAAGGATCTTTCAAACTTATAGATCTAAATTGTAGTTAA
- a CDS encoding type II secretion system F family protein produces MKFFRISYKRGKTHNNTIVKAENRIEAVKKFYEMKLGVLIKIEEIQEPISMKIEKQIEYWKNPINRGKVNDEKYIAALDQIATMLDAGMPLNVSIEETAKNSDDPQIKMIFNHILADVEKGMSLSDSAARYSKQLGHLSVSMFKLGEETGSLADAVKKLAEILQEILDNRRKFKKATRYPLFTLAAMAIAFTIVIIYVVPQFESFFKSSHMELPIPTKILLWLENALINFGPYIIINAILIAVAIGYFYNKSDKFRIIMDRFQLKIYIIGDVTYLALIGRFFYLFRVLNDAGIPLLDALNMALEVVTNRYMQERLKRIPAAVEEGRSLHEGITESELCESMVIQMIKSGEMSGSLGKMLDKVTKIYKERFNYIVENIATLIEPIMIAAIAGFVLVLAMGIFLPMWNMTNVAN; encoded by the coding sequence TTGAAATTTTTCAGGATCTCTTATAAACGAGGAAAAACCCATAACAATACTATAGTAAAAGCAGAAAATAGAATAGAAGCAGTAAAAAAATTTTATGAAATGAAACTTGGGGTTCTTATAAAAATAGAAGAGATACAAGAACCAATTTCTATGAAAATAGAAAAACAGATAGAATATTGGAAAAACCCTATAAATCGTGGTAAAGTTAATGATGAGAAATATATAGCAGCTCTTGATCAGATTGCAACAATGCTTGATGCTGGTATGCCTCTAAATGTTTCAATTGAAGAGACTGCAAAAAACAGTGATGACCCACAAATAAAGATGATTTTTAATCATATATTGGCAGATGTGGAAAAGGGTATGAGTTTAAGTGATTCTGCTGCACGATATAGTAAACAGTTAGGTCATTTAAGTGTTTCAATGTTTAAACTTGGAGAAGAGACAGGTTCATTGGCAGATGCAGTTAAAAAACTTGCTGAAATTCTTCAAGAGATTTTAGATAATCGAAGAAAATTTAAAAAGGCAACGCGCTATCCTCTATTTACTTTGGCTGCAATGGCAATAGCTTTTACAATAGTCATTATATATGTTGTACCTCAGTTTGAGTCTTTCTTTAAGTCTTCTCATATGGAACTTCCTATTCCTACTAAAATTCTTTTATGGCTAGAAAATGCTCTAATAAACTTTGGACCATATATAATTATTAATGCTATTTTAATTGCAGTAGCAATTGGGTATTTTTATAATAAAAGTGACAAGTTCAGAATAATAATGGATCGTTTTCAGTTAAAAATTTATATTATAGGTGATGTTACATACCTTGCATTGATAGGGCGTTTTTTTTATCTCTTTAGAGTTCTTAATGATGCAGGCATTCCTCTTTTAGATGCACTAAATATGGCACTAGAAGTAGTTACTAATAGATACATGCAAGAGCGTTTAAAACGAATTCCTGCAGCAGTTGAAGAGGGTAGATCTTTACATGAGGGTATTACGGAAAGTGAGTTATGCGAGAGTATGGTAATTCAAATGATAAAATCTGGAGAGATGAGTGGTTCATTAGGAAAAATGCTTGATAAAGTGACTAAAATATACAAGGAGCGTTTTAACTATATTGTTGAAAATATTGCAACACTTATAGAGCCAATAATGATTGCTGCTATTGCAGGGTTTGTTTTAGTGCTTGCAATGGGAATATTCTTGCCAATGTGGAATATGACGAATGTTGCAAATTAA
- a CDS encoding GspE/PulE family protein, which produces MIRQKIRLGDLLVYEGLVTEEQLQNALAVQKASGFSKKLGEVLIDEGYVTGKELLKILSKQLGIEFIDIYGVKMDFGSLSKYPLKLLNDASAIPFKEDDEYVYVATSDPLNYDALEALENYIAIKPLKLYIALDGDIKQIFKRVEVIQKTKLIAEEVKRELKTEGLKKEGKESAVMRLIQTIVEDAINRRASDIHIEPDENEMIVRIRVDGVLHEIFVFGLDIYIALSSRIKLLGGLDISEKRVPQDGRFSVKVKGRVYDFRLSTTPTLFGESIVMRILDREKVLLRLEELGFENKNLEKFNHLIHAPYGIVLVTGPTGSGKTTTLYAALNEIKSIDNKVMTIEDPIEYRLPLVQQVQVNEKIGFNFATALKSFLRQDPDVILVGEIRDHETLNAATQASLTGHLVFSTLHTNDAPSAIGRMVQMGLEAYLIADAIVGIVAQRLVRTICPNCKAEAKLPRALHARIKKYVPEKAKFYIGRGCPKCDFTGYSGRTMISEILVINELISKLIADNATKFDIYRAAVESNDFQPMIIDGINKALNGVTTVEEVLRVVKDIS; this is translated from the coding sequence ATGATCCGACAAAAGATACGATTAGGAGATTTACTTGTTTATGAGGGTCTGGTTACTGAAGAACAACTTCAAAATGCTCTTGCAGTCCAAAAAGCATCAGGCTTTTCAAAAAAACTGGGTGAAGTACTCATAGATGAGGGTTATGTTACAGGTAAAGAGCTTCTAAAAATTCTTTCAAAACAACTTGGTATTGAGTTTATAGATATTTATGGTGTAAAAATGGATTTTGGATCTCTTTCCAAATATCCGTTGAAACTTCTTAATGATGCTAGTGCTATTCCTTTCAAAGAGGATGATGAGTATGTTTATGTCGCAACATCTGATCCTCTTAATTATGATGCTTTGGAGGCATTAGAAAACTATATAGCAATTAAGCCATTGAAATTATATATTGCCTTAGATGGTGATATTAAGCAGATTTTTAAACGTGTAGAGGTAATTCAAAAAACGAAACTGATTGCTGAAGAGGTAAAAAGAGAGTTAAAAACAGAAGGTTTAAAGAAAGAGGGTAAAGAGAGCGCAGTAATGCGCTTAATTCAAACTATTGTAGAGGATGCTATAAATAGACGAGCTAGTGATATTCATATTGAGCCTGATGAAAATGAGATGATTGTACGTATACGGGTAGATGGCGTTTTACATGAAATTTTTGTTTTTGGTTTAGATATTTATATTGCTCTTTCTTCGCGTATAAAACTACTTGGAGGATTGGATATTTCAGAGAAAAGAGTTCCTCAAGATGGGCGATTTTCAGTAAAAGTAAAAGGTCGAGTATACGACTTCAGGCTTTCAACAACACCAACTCTTTTTGGTGAATCAATTGTTATGCGTATTCTTGACCGTGAGAAAGTATTGCTTAGACTTGAAGAGTTGGGCTTTGAGAATAAAAACCTTGAGAAATTTAACCATTTAATACATGCCCCATATGGCATAGTTCTTGTTACTGGTCCTACAGGTAGTGGTAAGACTACAACATTGTATGCAGCATTAAATGAGATAAAAAGTATCGATAATAAAGTTATGACTATTGAAGATCCTATTGAATATAGGCTTCCTTTGGTTCAGCAGGTACAAGTAAATGAGAAGATAGGGTTTAATTTTGCAACAGCTTTAAAATCATTTTTACGTCAAGACCCAGATGTAATTCTGGTTGGTGAGATTCGTGACCATGAAACATTAAATGCAGCTACTCAAGCATCTCTTACTGGTCACTTGGTCTTTTCTACACTGCATACAAATGATGCTCCAAGTGCAATTGGTCGTATGGTCCAAATGGGGCTAGAAGCATATTTGATTGCTGATGCAATTGTTGGAATAGTAGCGCAAAGACTTGTAAGAACAATTTGTCCTAATTGCAAAGCAGAGGCAAAGCTTCCTCGTGCACTTCATGCAAGAATAAAAAAATATGTACCTGAAAAAGCAAAATTTTATATTGGAAGAGGTTGCCCGAAATGTGATTTTACTGGTTATAGTGGACGTACAATGATTTCTGAAATTCTTGTAATTAATGAACTAATCTCTAAACTAATAGCAGATAATGCAACAAAGTTTGATATATATAGAGCAGCAGTTGAAAGCAATGACTTTCAGCCTATGATAATTGATGGCATTAATAAAGCTTTAAATGGTGTTACAACAGTTGAAGAAGTATTAAGAGTTGTTAAGGATATATCTTGA
- a CDS encoding ATP-binding protein, protein MNTKYLESSLWFEERSEGLNFYETQAGTYVKQAIINTIENETKQLIFLIGEPGVGKTMLLNVMHNELKNKLLSIYINAPFIKPVDFLISLIEKAGEKANGYVLENLIEQAKNIYASTPHIIMIDEAQLISKEMMEAIRILADTKAFWFILAMHKMESQEILSEPHFRSRPHKVYEVGRLSKKECIYYIEDTFGALGLTEIKDDLSKKYIHTLYKHCEGNFRKLKKIIYHLLLILHTAYVQNRKKYQKVSKCLLIMAAIDGGLLDA, encoded by the coding sequence ATGAATACAAAATATTTGGAAAGCTCTTTATGGTTTGAGGAGAGAAGCGAGGGGTTAAACTTTTATGAAACACAAGCTGGAACATATGTTAAGCAAGCAATTATAAATACAATAGAAAATGAGACAAAGCAGCTTATTTTTCTTATTGGTGAGCCAGGCGTTGGAAAAACTATGCTGCTTAATGTTATGCATAATGAGTTAAAAAACAAGCTACTTTCAATCTATATAAATGCACCGTTCATAAAACCTGTTGACTTTCTTATTTCTTTAATAGAAAAAGCTGGAGAAAAAGCAAATGGTTATGTTCTTGAAAATTTGATTGAGCAGGCAAAAAATATATATGCATCGACTCCACATATAATTATGATCGATGAAGCACAGTTAATATCTAAAGAGATGATGGAGGCAATACGAATTTTAGCTGATACAAAAGCGTTTTGGTTTATTTTGGCTATGCATAAAATGGAGAGTCAAGAGATTTTAAGTGAGCCACATTTTCGTTCAAGACCACATAAAGTATATGAAGTTGGTAGATTGTCTAAAAAAGAGTGTATTTATTATATTGAAGATACGTTTGGAGCTTTGGGATTGACTGAAATAAAAGATGATTTAAGCAAGAAATATATTCATACACTCTATAAACATTGTGAAGGCAATTTTAGAAAGTTAAAAAAGATAATATATCATCTGCTACTGATTCTTCATACTGCATACGTGCAAAATAGAAAAAAGTATCAAAAAGTATCTAAATGTTTATTGATTATGGCAGCGATAGATGGGGGACTGTTAGATGCGTGA
- a CDS encoding type II secretion system protein GspD, translating to MRFFISSLLLLLSTALWAGECDDNLFSMSAYEKKRYSITIKDVLLDLTRDCHLTILFGDKESKKRINEHLDFVNIKGYTFEEFLSFLLNDHNLFYDYDSKKSILTISYQTTKTFNIDYLNLSEMSTKSTKTIQSGSTGATGGTTGTGTTGTGGGGSSKDTTSITASYEFKFWDELKKGVEHILNNTPGAKGMVFINQDAAIVTVRSTYRGMKKAEEYIEHLMRKMHKQVMVEAKLIEVTYNDSNTKGIDWSQFDVSFNGNIVGDKVKDFPSSMAYTFGYNLNMNGLFNFLKKYGKVKVLSSPKILTLNNQPAVINVGNSLSYKFQTGTLTTTQGAGSAQSTFSIGSTFVGLTLQIIPEITDNGDIIMRINPISSEMIATDAAKDASIVREMPPDMKVKQLTSIVKVKDGQKVLIGGLVQETKGGDDKKVPLLGDIPIVGGIFHSSSKTKTRSELFILIIPTIIHEDNVPTIDEAGL from the coding sequence ATGAGATTTTTTATATCTTCTCTTTTATTATTGTTAAGTACTGCTCTTTGGGCAGGAGAATGTGATGATAATCTATTCTCTATGAGTGCATATGAAAAAAAGAGGTACTCTATTACCATAAAAGATGTACTTTTAGATTTAACTAGAGATTGTCATTTAACAATTCTCTTTGGCGATAAAGAGTCAAAAAAGAGAATTAATGAACATCTTGACTTTGTAAATATTAAAGGTTATACATTTGAAGAGTTTTTAAGTTTTCTTTTAAATGATCATAATCTTTTTTATGATTATGATAGTAAAAAAAGTATTTTAACCATTAGCTACCAAACAACAAAAACATTTAATATTGACTATCTTAATTTATCTGAAATGAGTACTAAAAGTACTAAAACTATTCAAAGTGGCAGTACAGGTGCGACTGGGGGGACAACTGGTACAGGTACAACAGGTACAGGAGGAGGTGGTTCTTCAAAAGATACAACAAGTATAACAGCTTCATATGAGTTTAAATTTTGGGATGAGCTTAAAAAAGGTGTTGAGCATATATTAAATAACACTCCGGGTGCAAAAGGAATGGTTTTTATAAACCAAGATGCTGCTATTGTAACTGTACGTAGTACTTATAGGGGAATGAAAAAAGCTGAAGAGTATATTGAACATTTAATGCGTAAAATGCATAAACAGGTTATGGTTGAAGCAAAATTGATTGAAGTAACCTATAATGACAGTAATACAAAAGGTATAGACTGGAGTCAGTTTGATGTCAGTTTTAATGGCAATATTGTCGGTGACAAAGTTAAAGACTTCCCTTCTTCAATGGCATATACTTTTGGTTACAATTTAAATATGAACGGTCTTTTTAACTTTCTTAAAAAATATGGTAAAGTTAAAGTATTGTCAAGTCCAAAAATATTGACACTTAACAATCAACCTGCTGTAATAAATGTAGGAAACTCACTTAGCTATAAATTTCAAACAGGAACATTAACAACAACACAAGGTGCTGGATCCGCACAATCTACATTTTCTATTGGGTCTACATTTGTAGGTTTAACACTGCAGATTATTCCTGAAATTACAGATAATGGTGATATCATTATGCGTATCAATCCAATTTCTAGTGAAATGATTGCTACTGATGCAGCTAAAGATGCGTCAATAGTAAGAGAGATGCCTCCAGATATGAAAGTAAAACAGTTGACATCTATTGTTAAAGTCAAAGATGGTCAGAAAGTATTGATTGGTGGTCTTGTACAAGAGACAAAAGGTGGTGATGACAAGAAAGTACCGCTTCTAGGCGATATTCCTATTGTAGGAGGCATATTTCATAGCTCATCGAAAACAAAAACAAGAAGTGAACTTTTTATTTTAATTATACCGACAATTATACATGAAGATAATGTTCCAACAATTGATGAAGCAGGACTTTGA
- a CDS encoding putative bifunctional diguanylate cyclase/phosphodiesterase gives MTIKHNEKRILDWVVVIPIVAIGLVYIFSTLFFKDNLLYATSITLIIVTVTFFLLIKIKEAIESYDKELKESQMALCEKAMYDELTKLANRSLFKDKCISEIYRAKREDHLIAILFIDLDGFKTINDTFGHNIGDELLIQVANRISSQVRKTDTLARFGGDEFVLMLVNCKSETNVTHIAEKIKNSISKPFDLANEEVMVGCSIGISMYPNDGQDYDELLRNADIAMYKAKESGKNRVVFFNKNMYSKIIEFQKMENSIRKGLENDEFILYYQPQVYTHNNEIAGFEALIRWKKGDEIVTPGVFLPVAVQSDLIVEIGEMVMIKAMSFAKKLHDLGYKFGKISINIDNRQLQKGNLLEIIQDALNKTGCNESLIECEITEGFIMKDIESSISLLQSLRKVGINIAMDDFGTGHSSLSYIKQLPIDTLKIDRTFVKDIPHSEKDIAIIKTIVALGKGLGVRVLAEGVETEEQKQFMVNNFYPIIQGYYYGKPLPEEKVIDFIKDFQNKHK, from the coding sequence ATGACAATTAAACACAATGAAAAAAGAATTCTTGATTGGGTAGTTGTTATTCCAATTGTTGCTATAGGACTAGTATACATTTTTTCTACACTTTTTTTTAAAGATAATCTACTATACGCTACTAGTATCACTTTAATAATAGTAACTGTAACATTTTTTTTGTTGATAAAGATAAAAGAAGCCATAGAGTCTTATGATAAAGAGCTTAAAGAGAGTCAGATGGCTCTTTGTGAAAAAGCAATGTATGATGAGCTAACAAAGCTTGCAAATAGATCTTTGTTTAAAGACAAATGTATATCTGAAATATATCGCGCAAAGAGAGAAGATCATCTTATTGCTATTCTCTTTATAGACTTAGATGGATTCAAAACTATAAACGATACATTTGGACATAACATTGGTGATGAATTACTTATTCAAGTTGCCAATAGAATATCTTCACAAGTGAGAAAAACAGATACTTTGGCAAGATTTGGAGGAGATGAATTTGTTTTAATGCTTGTAAATTGTAAAAGTGAGACAAATGTTACTCATATAGCTGAAAAAATCAAAAATAGTATAAGTAAACCATTTGATCTAGCTAATGAAGAAGTAATGGTAGGCTGTAGTATTGGTATAAGTATGTATCCTAATGATGGTCAAGATTATGATGAATTATTGAGAAATGCAGATATTGCAATGTATAAAGCAAAAGAGAGTGGAAAAAACAGAGTTGTATTTTTCAACAAAAATATGTATTCAAAAATAATAGAGTTTCAAAAAATGGAAAATAGTATTAGAAAAGGTTTAGAAAATGATGAGTTTATTCTATATTATCAGCCACAGGTCTATACACATAATAATGAGATAGCAGGTTTTGAGGCACTTATAAGATGGAAAAAGGGTGATGAAATAGTGACTCCAGGGGTATTTCTTCCTGTAGCAGTACAAAGCGATCTTATTGTTGAGATAGGTGAAATGGTTATGATTAAAGCAATGAGTTTTGCAAAAAAACTACATGATTTAGGGTATAAATTTGGCAAAATATCTATTAATATAGATAATAGACAACTACAGAAGGGAAATTTACTGGAAATAATACAAGATGCCCTTAATAAGACTGGTTGTAATGAATCTCTTATAGAGTGTGAAATAACTGAAGGCTTCATTATGAAAGATATAGAAAGTTCTATATCTCTTCTACAAAGTTTAAGAAAAGTAGGTATCAATATAGCTATGGATGATTTTGGTACAGGACATTCATCATTATCTTACATTAAACAACTACCTATTGATACATTGAAGATAGACAGAACTTTTGTAAAAGATATTCCTCATTCGGAAAAAGATATTGCCATAATCAAAACTATTGTTGCACTTGGTAAGGGTTTAGGAGTAAGAGTTTTAGCAGAAGGTGTTGAAACTGAAGAGCAAAAACAGTTTATGGTAAATAATTTTTATCCTATTATTCAAGGGTATTATTATGGAAAACCTTTGCCTGAAGAGAAAGTAATAGATTTTATTAAAGATTTTCAAAATAAACACAAATAA
- a CDS encoding type II secretion system protein, producing MKKAFSLIELIFVMVIIGILAATGVYYFKPNILQRDVDYVLGKIKEARFKGIGYNKFEFNGSYISDPVGCIKLTKDALNNDNTKDETQKYKINDLTTINVSDNVKILCFDYLGRPHSDKNESDGDDNNETRLDTLLHSPLEINVTYNGDSRIILVLPMSGFATVASCN from the coding sequence ATGAAAAAAGCATTCAGTTTGATTGAACTTATTTTTGTAATGGTCATCATAGGTATATTGGCTGCTACAGGAGTTTATTACTTTAAACCAAATATTTTACAAAGAGATGTTGACTATGTTTTGGGCAAGATAAAAGAGGCAAGATTTAAAGGGATAGGGTATAACAAATTTGAATTTAATGGTAGTTATATATCTGACCCTGTTGGTTGTATAAAGTTAACAAAAGATGCTTTAAATAATGATAATACAAAAGATGAAACTCAAAAATATAAAATTAATGATTTAACAACAATTAATGTATCTGATAATGTGAAGATATTATGTTTTGATTATTTGGGAAGACCTCATAGTGATAAAAATGAGAGTGATGGAGATGATAATAATGAAACAAGGTTAGATACTTTATTGCATAGTCCATTAGAGATAAATGTTACTTACAATGGTGATTCAAGAATAATTTTAGTGTTACCTATGAGTGGTTTTGCAACTGTAGCTAGTTGTAATTGA
- a CDS encoding prepilin-type N-terminal cleavage/methylation domain-containing protein produces MKRKAFTLIELIITITISAILAIGTFKAVEAIYIRGQKVKNITQLSLDTQSVADQLSLLLYDRIPASVIGYNPDNDVIDFRPLSDISGNENYTVLEWLGIAREALNHRSYSCFIDLSKSDKENNKIFSPDTNGTKISKIVRKKLNISEDIYSQGIVNLVFAGSFDESTLEQDFNDSFGWHGNDSYASLDINISDEGNITIVDSHQPNYIYEKYYLVDTAYAVARGIDVNISLCSDLNNTNVKKDNNTLYLFFNYRPWKGETFCGDKRSDANRSGNVTILMQDVTAFEAFTVDRTIRFKIDSYRNIRGTTSRVHISKQKVVF; encoded by the coding sequence TTGAAACGTAAAGCATTTACTCTAATCGAGTTGATTATTACTATTACTATATCAGCTATTCTTGCAATTGGTACATTTAAAGCAGTAGAGGCAATCTATATAAGAGGTCAAAAAGTAAAAAATATTACTCAATTAAGTCTTGATACACAATCGGTAGCTGATCAGTTAAGCTTACTGTTGTATGATCGAATACCAGCAAGCGTAATAGGATATAACCCTGATAATGATGTTATTGATTTTAGACCATTAAGTGATATATCAGGTAATGAAAATTATACAGTCTTAGAGTGGTTGGGTATAGCAAGAGAAGCATTAAATCATAGATCTTATAGCTGTTTTATTGATTTGTCTAAAAGTGATAAAGAGAACAATAAAATATTTTCTCCAGATACAAATGGAACAAAAATCAGTAAAATAGTTAGAAAAAAACTTAATATTAGTGAAGATATATATTCTCAAGGTATAGTCAATCTTGTTTTTGCAGGAAGCTTTGATGAAAGTACGCTTGAACAAGATTTTAATGATTCATTCGGATGGCATGGAAATGATAGCTATGCATCTTTGGATATTAATATAAGTGATGAAGGAAATATTACTATTGTAGATAGTCATCAACCGAACTATATATATGAAAAATACTACTTGGTAGATACTGCTTATGCTGTAGCAAGAGGAATAGATGTTAATATTAGTCTATGTTCTGATTTAAACAATACAAATGTAAAGAAAGATAATAATACGCTATATCTTTTTTTTAATTACAGACCTTGGAAGGGTGAAACATTTTGTGGGGACAAGCGCAGTGATGCAAATAGAAGTGGTAATGTTACAATCTTAATGCAGGATGTTACTGCCTTTGAAGCTTTTACTGTAGATAGGACAATAAGATTTAAAATTGATAGTTATAGAAATATTAGAGGAACCACAAGTAGGGTACATATATCTAAACAGAAGGTTGTATTTTAA
- a CDS encoding type II secretion system protein, with the protein MRQAVTLIELILTIVIIALTFTVVPKIIQVTAKSSEQGRKEDAMFNAIALINIAAYTAWDESNTLYDDILQTGQNNSYECNSTTHYRIGGFYGGRKCENDVSASNLDIDEVNEIFDDIDDFNSFDINSSYIAYCNSNELEDYVLDVNVSYVNDPKVTNIEDIRLYDDRNATNSPTNTKYLTVKVRYNPSGAKGNIGKGSGCIASFYYHSFNLGYVQINRLEWH; encoded by the coding sequence ATGAGACAAGCTGTAACATTAATAGAGTTAATACTTACTATTGTAATAATAGCTTTAACATTTACTGTTGTACCTAAAATTATTCAAGTTACAGCAAAAAGTTCTGAGCAGGGACGCAAAGAAGATGCTATGTTTAATGCAATTGCTTTAATAAACATAGCTGCATATACAGCATGGGATGAAAGTAATACATTATATGATGATATATTGCAAACAGGTCAAAATAATAGTTATGAGTGCAATTCAACTACTCATTACAGAATCGGTGGCTTTTATGGTGGAAGAAAATGTGAAAATGATGTAAGTGCTAGCAATTTAGATATAGACGAAGTTAATGAAATATTTGATGATATAGATGACTTTAATAGTTTTGATATTAATAGTTCATATATAGCATATTGTAATAGTAATGAACTAGAAGATTATGTATTAGATGTAAATGTAAGTTATGTTAATGATCCAAAAGTAACAAATATTGAAGATATAAGATTATATGATGATAGAAATGCAACCAACTCACCCACCAATACAAAGTATCTAACTGTTAAAGTAAGATACAATCCGAGTGGTGCAAAAGGAAATATTGGAAAAGGGAGTGGTTGTATAGCCTCTTTCTATTACCATTCTTTTAATTTGGGATATGTTCAAATAAATAGATTGGAGTGGCATTGA